The genome window CGCAGGAGGGTGGCGGAGATGCTGGCTCGGCGCGACATCAACTCCCACAGATCGACGGTGGCCGGACCGGTGGATCCGCCGATGATGACGAGGTGGCCATCGTCTGCGAGGCATTCGATGTTGCTCTCGAGGTACGGCGTTCCGACGATGTCGAGGATGGCATCGACGCCGCGCCCGTTCGTCGCGTTGCGCGTGACCGAGGCAAAGTCCTCGCTGCGATAGTTGATGGCGACAGATGCTCCGAAGCCGAGGACAGCGTCGGTCTTGGCCTTGCTTCCGGCGGTGCCGATGACCCGGGCGCCGATAGCGGTCGCCCACTGTGTGGCGAAAGACCCGATGCCCCCGGCCGCACCGTGGATGAGAACCGTCTGACCCGCTTTCAGGCCCGCGATCATGGCGAGATTCGAGTAGACCGTGCAGGCCACCTCAGGGAGGCCAGCCGCTTCCAACATGGTCAGAGTGGTGGGCTTCGGCATCACCTGGGTGGCGGGGACGACGACTTCCTCCGCGTAGCCGCCGCCGGTGAGGAGCGCGCACACTTCGTCGCCGACCTTCCAGCCCGTGACGTCCGCGCCCACGGCGTCGATGACTCCGGCGCATTCCAGCCCGAGTCCAGGGGGCGCCCCCGGAGGCACGGGGTAGTGACCGCGACGTTCGAGCAG of Microbacterium sp. LWH13-1.2 contains these proteins:
- a CDS encoding NAD(P)H-quinone oxidoreductase; amino-acid sequence: MTSAVRFTRPGSPDVLRLISVERPQPAPHEVRISVHAAGINNADLLERRGHYPVPPGAPPGLGLECAGVIDAVGADVTGWKVGDEVCALLTGGGYAEEVVVPATQVMPKPTTLTMLEAAGLPEVACTVYSNLAMIAGLKAGQTVLIHGAAGGIGSFATQWATAIGARVIGTAGSKAKTDAVLGFGASVAINYRSEDFASVTRNATNGRGVDAILDIVGTPYLESNIECLADDGHLVIIGGSTGPATVDLWELMSRRASISATLLRARPAAQKAAIIAGVTRDVLPLIESGAIRGAVDAVFPLAEANRAHELLEGGQTVGKVVLNALEQ